One window of the Methanocaldococcus vulcanius M7 genome contains the following:
- a CDS encoding radical SAM protein produces the protein MIEKALIIDGYTDEPAGLGVPPYLGTYPRYAYGILSLHKVRTNYITIDEFRKIRGKIDLNKYDAVICICGFHTPGKYLNAEPATLREFASILYKYDGIKILGGPAATKYGSSQIGGRIEDETKYKKFFDVVIEGDIDAVLNDLLTEKSIEKIDTKRYRSSYEELKDIAIRGAKLVKQHPKYPNIIVEVETYRGCSRVLSGGCSFCTEPRRFGSPKFRNEEDIVKEIHALWNEGIKYFRIGRQPCIFSYKAVDSEKEEVPTPNVKAIEKLFKGIRNVSDPKVLHVDNANPAVIARHEEESKEVAKILVKYCTSGNVAAFGVESFDEKVIKVNNLLTTPEDVLKAVEIINKIGGHRGESGLPYLLPGINLLFGLKGERKETFQINFEYLKKIYDMGFMLRRINIRQVVPFFGTEITIKDIKKAEKRKKLFLWFKEKVREEIDNRMLKRVAPKGVILRDVLVEVKEKDGLYFGRQFGSYPLLIGILEKNLEVGTFVDVKVVDYGRRSITGVVVKNNK, from the coding sequence ATGATAGAAAAGGCATTAATAATCGACGGATACACAGATGAACCTGCAGGGCTTGGAGTTCCACCATATCTCGGAACCTATCCAAGATATGCATATGGGATATTATCCCTCCATAAAGTTAGGACAAACTACATAACAATAGATGAATTTAGAAAGATAAGAGGAAAGATCGATCTAAATAAATATGATGCAGTGATTTGTATATGTGGATTTCATACACCCGGAAAGTATTTAAATGCTGAGCCCGCAACATTAAGAGAATTTGCCTCAATACTATATAAATATGACGGAATAAAAATATTGGGAGGGCCTGCTGCAACAAAATACGGATCTTCACAGATTGGAGGGAGGATAGAAGATGAAACCAAATATAAAAAATTTTTTGATGTGGTTATAGAGGGAGATATTGATGCAGTTTTAAACGATCTTTTGACTGAAAAAAGTATTGAAAAAATAGATACTAAAAGATATAGAAGTAGTTATGAAGAGTTAAAAGATATAGCAATTAGAGGAGCAAAGTTAGTAAAACAACATCCAAAATATCCGAACATAATTGTAGAAGTAGAAACATATAGAGGATGTTCAAGAGTTTTAAGTGGGGGATGTAGTTTTTGCACCGAACCAAGAAGATTCGGCTCTCCAAAATTTAGAAATGAAGAAGATATTGTAAAAGAAATCCATGCCTTGTGGAATGAAGGAATTAAATATTTTAGAATAGGAAGGCAACCATGTATCTTTTCATATAAAGCAGTGGATTCTGAAAAAGAAGAAGTTCCTACCCCAAATGTTAAAGCAATTGAAAAACTGTTTAAAGGAATTAGAAACGTGTCAGATCCAAAGGTCTTGCATGTAGATAACGCTAATCCCGCAGTTATTGCAAGACATGAGGAAGAAAGCAAAGAGGTTGCTAAGATATTGGTCAAATACTGCACATCCGGCAATGTTGCTGCCTTTGGGGTAGAGAGTTTTGATGAAAAAGTTATTAAAGTCAACAACCTATTAACTACACCAGAGGATGTTTTAAAAGCAGTGGAAATCATCAACAAAATTGGAGGACATAGAGGAGAAAGTGGACTTCCATATTTACTACCAGGAATAAATCTTTTATTTGGATTAAAAGGAGAAAGAAAAGAGACATTTCAAATAAACTTTGAATATCTTAAAAAAATTTACGATATGGGCTTTATGTTAAGAAGAATCAATATAAGACAAGTGGTTCCTTTTTTTGGAACTGAAATTACTATAAAGGATATAAAAAAAGCTGAAAAAAGAAAAAAACTATTTTTATGGTTCAAAGAGAAAGTCAGAGAGGAGATAGATAATAGAATGTTAAAAAGAGTAGCTCCAAAAGGAGTAATTTTAAGGGATGTGTTAGTTGAAGTTAAAGAAAAAGATGGGTTATATTTTGGAAGACAGTTTGGAAGTTATCCCTTATTGATTGGAATTCTTGAAAAAAATTTGGAAGTTGGAACGTTTGTAGATGTAAAAGTTGTTGACTATGGAAGGAGATCAATAACAGGAGTTGTAGTTAAAAACAATAAATAA